In Nicotiana tabacum cultivar K326 chromosome 17, ASM71507v2, whole genome shotgun sequence, one DNA window encodes the following:
- the LOC107790283 gene encoding AP2-like ethylene-responsive transcription factor ANT isoform X3: MKSLSNDDNSSNTNSNNHWLGFSLSPHINNLEGPPPDHHHTQPGSTFFSSYSVMPLKSDGSLCIMKAFNRSQQAQGMVCSTPKLEDFFGDATIGTHHYEDCNRGGMAHSLDNNIYYNQHQENETTNSQDFLNHFQDNSKQQQQQQQQYYPDFSAFRGHELYPSNEQGKTECNPQVPTMPVDEMSVMNNWVSRNYQNPNGHALEQNMIGCMADNSGESGSSGAMTYGDFKSLSLSMSPGSQSSCVTGTQQISPTVADCIAMETKKRGPEKVENNQKQIVHRKSIDTFGQRTSQYRGVTRHRWTGRYEAHLWDNSCKKEGQSRKGRQVYLGGYDMEEKAARSYDLAALKYWGPSTHINFPLENYQQELEEMKNMTRQEYVANLRRKSSGFSRGASMYRGVTRHHQHGRWQARIGRVAGNKDLYLGTFSTQEEAAEAYDIAAIKFRGVNAVTNFDISRYDVERIMESNTLLAGELARRKKDTETSKVISNQILANQNHIQNKEENGNVVDWTMTLHQSSSAGVDTNTMSSTLQEVDESTPISTHLSNASSLVTSLGSSREGSPAKNNSHSMHFAMPQSQSAPKLITSPATNITSWISSAQLRPNVPVFAAWTDA, encoded by the exons ATGAAGTCTTTGAGTAATGATGACAATAGCAGCAACACTAACAGCAACAACCACTGGCTTGGTTTTTCACTTTCCCCTCACATAAACAACTTAGAGGGTCCTCCTCCTGATCACCATCACACTCAACCTGGCTCAA CCTTTTTCTCTTCATATTCTGTGATGCCTCTCAAGTCTGATGGTTCATTATGTATTATGAAAGCATTCAACAGGTCACAACAAGCACAAG GTATGGTATGTTCAACACCTAAACTGGAGGACTTCTTTGGTGATGCAACAATAGGGACCCATCACTATGAAGATTGTAACAGAGGAGGTATGGCTCACAGCTTAGACAACAACATTTACTATAACCAACACCAAGAAAATGAGACCACCAACAGCCAAGATTTCTTGAACCATTTTCAAGACAACTctaagcagcagcagcaacaacaacaacaatactacCCTGATTTCTCAGCATTTCGAGGGCATGAACTATATCCCTCTAATGAGCAGGGGAAAACAGAGTGCAATCCTCAGGTTCCAACAATGCCAGTTGATGAAATGTCTGTAATGAATAACTGGGTATCAAGAAACTATCAGAATCCAAATGGGCATGCATTGGAGCAGAATATGATAGGCTGCATGGCTGATAATAGTGGAGAATCTGGATCAAGTGGTGCAATGACATATGGAGATTTTAAGTCACTTAGCTTATCAATGTCCCCTGGCTCTCAATCCAGTTGTGTCACTGGAACACAACAAATCTCACCAACTGTCGCAGATTGTATTGCCATGGAAACAAAGAAAAGAGGGCCTGAGAAGGTGGAAAATAATCAAAAGCAAATTGTTCATAGGAAATCCATTGATACATTTGGCCAAAGAACCTCACAGTATCGAGGTGTCACTAG GCATAGATGGACTGGTAGATACGAAGCTCATCTATGGGACAACAGTTGTAAGAAAGAAGGGCAGAGCAGAAAAGGAAGGCAAG TCTATCTAG gTGGGTATGACATGGAAGAAAAAGCTGCAAGATCATATGATTTGGCAGCGCTGAAGTACTGGGGACCCTCCACACACATAAATTTCCCG TTGGAAAATTATCAACAAGAGCTtgaagaaatgaaaaacatgACACGACAAGAATATGTAGCTAACTTAAGAAG AAAGAGTAGTGGTTTTTCAAGAGGAGCTTCAATGTATAGAGGGGTGACAAG ACACCATCAGCACGGAAGATGGCAAGCTCGTATCGGCCGAGTGGCTGGGAATAAGGACCTTTATCTGGGGACATTTA GTACCCAAGAAGAAGCTGCAGAGGCCTATGACATTGCTGCAATTAAATTTCGAGGTGTAAATGCTGTGACCAATTTTGACATATCAAGGTATGACGTGGAGCGTATAATGGAAAGTAACACCCTTCTTGCTGGGGAATTGGCTAGGAGGAAAAAAGACACAGAAACAAGCAAAGTAATCTCTAATCAAATCCTTGCAAATCAAAACCACATCCAGAATAAAGAGGAAAATGGAAATGTAGTAGATTGGACAATGACACTTCATCAGTCTTCCTCTGCTGGAGTTGATACAAATACAATGAGCTCTACACTACAAGAGGTGGATGAATCTACGCCAATCAGTACTCActtgtcaaatgcttcatctctAGTAACTAGCCTGGGCAGCTCTCGAGAAGGCAGCCCTGCTAAAAACAATAGCCATTCGATGCATTTTGCGATGCCTCAATCTCAATCAGCACCAAAGCTAATCACTAGTCCAGCAACTAATATCACCTCTTGGATTTCATCAGCCCAATTGAGGCCTAATGTCCCAGTTTTCGCCGCATGGACAGATGCTTAG
- the LOC107790283 gene encoding AP2-like ethylene-responsive transcription factor ANT isoform X2, translating into MKSLSNDDNSSNTNSNNHWLGFSLSPHINNLEGPPPDHHHTQPGSSNVPNSVPIRFSPTHFNYPGMYYNTEGDNAAFFSSYSVMPLKSDGSLCIMKAFNRSQQAQGMVCSTPKLEDFFGDATIGTHHYEDCNRGGMAHSLDNNIYYNQHQENETTNSQDFLNHFQDNSKQQQQQQQQYYPDFSAFRGHELYPSNEQGKTECNPQVPTMPVDEMSVMNNWVSRNYQNPNGHALEQNMIGCMADNSGESGSSGAMTYGDFKSLSLSMSPGSQSSCVTGTQQISPTVADCIAMETKKRGPEKVENNQKQIVHRKSIDTFGQRTSQYRGVTRHRWTGRYEAHLWDNSCKKEGQSRKGRQGGYDMEEKAARSYDLAALKYWGPSTHINFPLENYQQELEEMKNMTRQEYVANLRRKSSGFSRGASMYRGVTRHHQHGRWQARIGRVAGNKDLYLGTFSTQEEAAEAYDIAAIKFRGVNAVTNFDISRYDVERIMESNTLLAGELARRKKDTETSKVISNQILANQNHIQNKEENGNVVDWTMTLHQSSSAGVDTNTMSSTLQEVDESTPISTHLSNASSLVTSLGSSREGSPAKNNSHSMHFAMPQSQSAPKLITSPATNITSWISSAQLRPNVPVFAAWTDA; encoded by the exons ATGAAGTCTTTGAGTAATGATGACAATAGCAGCAACACTAACAGCAACAACCACTGGCTTGGTTTTTCACTTTCCCCTCACATAAACAACTTAGAGGGTCCTCCTCCTGATCACCATCACACTCAACCTGGCTCAAGTAATGTTCCCAATTCAGTCCCAATTAGATTTTCTCCAACTCATTTTAACTATCCAGGCATGTACTATAATACTGAAGGTGATAATGCAGCCTTTTTCTCTTCATATTCTGTGATGCCTCTCAAGTCTGATGGTTCATTATGTATTATGAAAGCATTCAACAGGTCACAACAAGCACAAG GTATGGTATGTTCAACACCTAAACTGGAGGACTTCTTTGGTGATGCAACAATAGGGACCCATCACTATGAAGATTGTAACAGAGGAGGTATGGCTCACAGCTTAGACAACAACATTTACTATAACCAACACCAAGAAAATGAGACCACCAACAGCCAAGATTTCTTGAACCATTTTCAAGACAACTctaagcagcagcagcaacaacaacaacaatactacCCTGATTTCTCAGCATTTCGAGGGCATGAACTATATCCCTCTAATGAGCAGGGGAAAACAGAGTGCAATCCTCAGGTTCCAACAATGCCAGTTGATGAAATGTCTGTAATGAATAACTGGGTATCAAGAAACTATCAGAATCCAAATGGGCATGCATTGGAGCAGAATATGATAGGCTGCATGGCTGATAATAGTGGAGAATCTGGATCAAGTGGTGCAATGACATATGGAGATTTTAAGTCACTTAGCTTATCAATGTCCCCTGGCTCTCAATCCAGTTGTGTCACTGGAACACAACAAATCTCACCAACTGTCGCAGATTGTATTGCCATGGAAACAAAGAAAAGAGGGCCTGAGAAGGTGGAAAATAATCAAAAGCAAATTGTTCATAGGAAATCCATTGATACATTTGGCCAAAGAACCTCACAGTATCGAGGTGTCACTAG GCATAGATGGACTGGTAGATACGAAGCTCATCTATGGGACAACAGTTGTAAGAAAGAAGGGCAGAGCAGAAAAGGAAGGCAAG gTGGGTATGACATGGAAGAAAAAGCTGCAAGATCATATGATTTGGCAGCGCTGAAGTACTGGGGACCCTCCACACACATAAATTTCCCG TTGGAAAATTATCAACAAGAGCTtgaagaaatgaaaaacatgACACGACAAGAATATGTAGCTAACTTAAGAAG AAAGAGTAGTGGTTTTTCAAGAGGAGCTTCAATGTATAGAGGGGTGACAAG ACACCATCAGCACGGAAGATGGCAAGCTCGTATCGGCCGAGTGGCTGGGAATAAGGACCTTTATCTGGGGACATTTA GTACCCAAGAAGAAGCTGCAGAGGCCTATGACATTGCTGCAATTAAATTTCGAGGTGTAAATGCTGTGACCAATTTTGACATATCAAGGTATGACGTGGAGCGTATAATGGAAAGTAACACCCTTCTTGCTGGGGAATTGGCTAGGAGGAAAAAAGACACAGAAACAAGCAAAGTAATCTCTAATCAAATCCTTGCAAATCAAAACCACATCCAGAATAAAGAGGAAAATGGAAATGTAGTAGATTGGACAATGACACTTCATCAGTCTTCCTCTGCTGGAGTTGATACAAATACAATGAGCTCTACACTACAAGAGGTGGATGAATCTACGCCAATCAGTACTCActtgtcaaatgcttcatctctAGTAACTAGCCTGGGCAGCTCTCGAGAAGGCAGCCCTGCTAAAAACAATAGCCATTCGATGCATTTTGCGATGCCTCAATCTCAATCAGCACCAAAGCTAATCACTAGTCCAGCAACTAATATCACCTCTTGGATTTCATCAGCCCAATTGAGGCCTAATGTCCCAGTTTTCGCCGCATGGACAGATGCTTAG
- the LOC107790283 gene encoding AP2-like ethylene-responsive transcription factor ANT isoform X1, with protein sequence MKSLSNDDNSSNTNSNNHWLGFSLSPHINNLEGPPPDHHHTQPGSSNVPNSVPIRFSPTHFNYPGMYYNTEGDNAAFFSSYSVMPLKSDGSLCIMKAFNRSQQAQGMVCSTPKLEDFFGDATIGTHHYEDCNRGGMAHSLDNNIYYNQHQENETTNSQDFLNHFQDNSKQQQQQQQQYYPDFSAFRGHELYPSNEQGKTECNPQVPTMPVDEMSVMNNWVSRNYQNPNGHALEQNMIGCMADNSGESGSSGAMTYGDFKSLSLSMSPGSQSSCVTGTQQISPTVADCIAMETKKRGPEKVENNQKQIVHRKSIDTFGQRTSQYRGVTRHRWTGRYEAHLWDNSCKKEGQSRKGRQVYLGGYDMEEKAARSYDLAALKYWGPSTHINFPLENYQQELEEMKNMTRQEYVANLRRKSSGFSRGASMYRGVTRHHQHGRWQARIGRVAGNKDLYLGTFSTQEEAAEAYDIAAIKFRGVNAVTNFDISRYDVERIMESNTLLAGELARRKKDTETSKVISNQILANQNHIQNKEENGNVVDWTMTLHQSSSAGVDTNTMSSTLQEVDESTPISTHLSNASSLVTSLGSSREGSPAKNNSHSMHFAMPQSQSAPKLITSPATNITSWISSAQLRPNVPVFAAWTDA encoded by the exons ATGAAGTCTTTGAGTAATGATGACAATAGCAGCAACACTAACAGCAACAACCACTGGCTTGGTTTTTCACTTTCCCCTCACATAAACAACTTAGAGGGTCCTCCTCCTGATCACCATCACACTCAACCTGGCTCAAGTAATGTTCCCAATTCAGTCCCAATTAGATTTTCTCCAACTCATTTTAACTATCCAGGCATGTACTATAATACTGAAGGTGATAATGCAGCCTTTTTCTCTTCATATTCTGTGATGCCTCTCAAGTCTGATGGTTCATTATGTATTATGAAAGCATTCAACAGGTCACAACAAGCACAAG GTATGGTATGTTCAACACCTAAACTGGAGGACTTCTTTGGTGATGCAACAATAGGGACCCATCACTATGAAGATTGTAACAGAGGAGGTATGGCTCACAGCTTAGACAACAACATTTACTATAACCAACACCAAGAAAATGAGACCACCAACAGCCAAGATTTCTTGAACCATTTTCAAGACAACTctaagcagcagcagcaacaacaacaacaatactacCCTGATTTCTCAGCATTTCGAGGGCATGAACTATATCCCTCTAATGAGCAGGGGAAAACAGAGTGCAATCCTCAGGTTCCAACAATGCCAGTTGATGAAATGTCTGTAATGAATAACTGGGTATCAAGAAACTATCAGAATCCAAATGGGCATGCATTGGAGCAGAATATGATAGGCTGCATGGCTGATAATAGTGGAGAATCTGGATCAAGTGGTGCAATGACATATGGAGATTTTAAGTCACTTAGCTTATCAATGTCCCCTGGCTCTCAATCCAGTTGTGTCACTGGAACACAACAAATCTCACCAACTGTCGCAGATTGTATTGCCATGGAAACAAAGAAAAGAGGGCCTGAGAAGGTGGAAAATAATCAAAAGCAAATTGTTCATAGGAAATCCATTGATACATTTGGCCAAAGAACCTCACAGTATCGAGGTGTCACTAG GCATAGATGGACTGGTAGATACGAAGCTCATCTATGGGACAACAGTTGTAAGAAAGAAGGGCAGAGCAGAAAAGGAAGGCAAG TCTATCTAG gTGGGTATGACATGGAAGAAAAAGCTGCAAGATCATATGATTTGGCAGCGCTGAAGTACTGGGGACCCTCCACACACATAAATTTCCCG TTGGAAAATTATCAACAAGAGCTtgaagaaatgaaaaacatgACACGACAAGAATATGTAGCTAACTTAAGAAG AAAGAGTAGTGGTTTTTCAAGAGGAGCTTCAATGTATAGAGGGGTGACAAG ACACCATCAGCACGGAAGATGGCAAGCTCGTATCGGCCGAGTGGCTGGGAATAAGGACCTTTATCTGGGGACATTTA GTACCCAAGAAGAAGCTGCAGAGGCCTATGACATTGCTGCAATTAAATTTCGAGGTGTAAATGCTGTGACCAATTTTGACATATCAAGGTATGACGTGGAGCGTATAATGGAAAGTAACACCCTTCTTGCTGGGGAATTGGCTAGGAGGAAAAAAGACACAGAAACAAGCAAAGTAATCTCTAATCAAATCCTTGCAAATCAAAACCACATCCAGAATAAAGAGGAAAATGGAAATGTAGTAGATTGGACAATGACACTTCATCAGTCTTCCTCTGCTGGAGTTGATACAAATACAATGAGCTCTACACTACAAGAGGTGGATGAATCTACGCCAATCAGTACTCActtgtcaaatgcttcatctctAGTAACTAGCCTGGGCAGCTCTCGAGAAGGCAGCCCTGCTAAAAACAATAGCCATTCGATGCATTTTGCGATGCCTCAATCTCAATCAGCACCAAAGCTAATCACTAGTCCAGCAACTAATATCACCTCTTGGATTTCATCAGCCCAATTGAGGCCTAATGTCCCAGTTTTCGCCGCATGGACAGATGCTTAG